Proteins found in one Candidatus Zixiibacteriota bacterium genomic segment:
- the dnaN gene encoding DNA polymerase III subunit beta, which translates to MKFNLSKSRLSGYLQSVLQVVPTKSTLPILSNILFEALEDKLKISATDLEVSITATFDCAVTRKGTAVLPGKILFDIIKELPESEISFEGTPSRVEIKIPNGSYRIACASAEDFPKLPVTNTKKQINIDGGDLVTMIKKATFACSVDETRPALNGVLWSTKGDMMNMVATDGHRLAKVAVENKKLKGMSEDIIVPPKVLNIIPRFISDSDGEIGIIFGENNIIFNLGDIILTSRLIEGPYPNYEQVIPTDNDKKLIISKGELAGAVRRVAILSNSLTHQVKFTLKGNSLVVSTTNADVGGEAKETLSCDYSGEAIELGYNATYIGDVLAKIDGEEVIFELSNAVSAGIVYSPAVPKDNFLCLVMPLRLAD; encoded by the coding sequence ATGAAATTTAACCTCTCAAAGTCAAGGCTCAGCGGGTATCTCCAGTCGGTGTTGCAAGTAGTGCCTACAAAATCAACGCTGCCGATTTTATCCAACATTCTTTTTGAAGCTCTGGAAGATAAGCTTAAAATTTCCGCTACCGACCTTGAGGTTTCCATAACGGCTACTTTCGACTGCGCCGTGACCAGAAAGGGAACCGCGGTCCTGCCGGGAAAAATACTCTTTGATATTATCAAGGAATTGCCGGAGTCGGAGATATCTTTTGAGGGTACCCCCAGCCGGGTCGAAATAAAAATCCCGAATGGGTCTTATCGAATTGCCTGCGCCTCGGCTGAGGATTTTCCCAAACTGCCGGTAACTAACACCAAGAAGCAGATAAATATTGATGGCGGCGATCTGGTGACCATGATCAAGAAAGCCACCTTTGCCTGCTCGGTTGATGAAACCCGCCCGGCGCTCAACGGCGTGCTCTGGTCAACCAAAGGTGATATGATGAATATGGTGGCCACTGATGGACATCGCCTGGCCAAAGTTGCCGTGGAAAACAAGAAACTGAAAGGGATGTCCGAGGATATTATTGTTCCGCCCAAGGTTCTCAACATTATTCCACGGTTTATCAGTGATTCTGACGGCGAAATCGGGATCATCTTTGGAGAGAATAATATTATCTTCAATCTCGGTGATATTATTCTTACCTCCCGCCTGATTGAGGGGCCTTACCCGAACTATGAACAGGTCATTCCAACCGATAATGATAAGAAGCTGATCATCTCAAAAGGGGAATTGGCCGGCGCCGTTCGCCGCGTGGCCATTCTCTCCAACTCTCTCACGCATCAGGTGAAATTCACGCTGAAAGGGAATTCTCTGGTGGTTTCGACCACCAATGCCGATGTCGGCGGTGAGGCCAAGGAAACGCTGTCGTGCGACTATTCCGGCGAGGCGATCGAACTCGGATATAACGCCACTTATATCGGCGATGTGCTGGCGAAAATTGATGGTGAAGAGGTGATTTTCGAGCTTTCGAACGCGGTCTCGGCGGGAATTGTCTATTCGCCGGCGGTGCCCAAGGATAATTTCCTTTGCCTGGTGATGCCCTTGCGCCTGGCCGATTGA
- a CDS encoding P-loop NTPase: MATKDDIIKILSQIEDPELRKPLTELDMVRSIEIDRGMVTIGINLTIPGCPLKKKISEEVVQGVSRLEGVEKVMVEFTAMTEERRKKLMAKLYESRGGTASTADGQTQPVNAGDFAARIIAVASGKGGVGKSTVTSNLAAVLGQRGYKVGVLDADVYGFSIPRILGMEGKPTMIDDHIVPLRKDNLQVISMGFFVEEDAPVIWRGPLLHKAINQFLTDVLWDKCDFLFLDLPPGTGDVTLTIAQSLPRAELLVVTTPQPVASHTAGRVAKLAEKTNLRVIGVIENMSYYESNGAKEYIFGKDGGKALAMALKVPFLGEIPIKTEIREASDMGMPIALSNHAEIAQYYQEIADNIQSRVY, encoded by the coding sequence ATGGCAACCAAAGATGATATAATTAAGATCCTTTCGCAGATAGAAGACCCGGAGCTACGCAAGCCGCTGACCGAATTAGATATGGTTCGATCGATCGAAATCGACCGGGGAATGGTGACAATTGGCATCAATCTTACCATACCCGGATGTCCTCTGAAAAAGAAAATATCGGAAGAAGTTGTGCAGGGGGTATCGCGGCTTGAAGGGGTGGAGAAAGTGATGGTTGAGTTTACCGCGATGACCGAAGAGCGGCGGAAAAAGCTCATGGCTAAGCTCTACGAATCGCGGGGGGGGACGGCTTCGACAGCAGACGGCCAGACACAACCGGTGAATGCGGGTGATTTCGCGGCGCGTATCATTGCGGTCGCCTCGGGGAAAGGGGGAGTAGGCAAATCGACGGTGACCAGCAATCTGGCGGCGGTTTTGGGCCAGCGGGGATATAAGGTGGGAGTTCTCGATGCCGATGTTTATGGCTTCTCAATCCCAAGGATACTGGGCATGGAGGGCAAACCGACCATGATTGACGATCATATCGTGCCGCTCCGTAAAGACAACCTTCAGGTTATATCGATGGGCTTCTTTGTTGAGGAGGATGCACCGGTAATCTGGCGCGGGCCTTTACTGCATAAAGCGATAAATCAATTTCTGACTGATGTCCTTTGGGATAAATGTGATTTTCTTTTTCTGGACCTTCCCCCCGGCACAGGTGATGTTACCCTCACGATCGCGCAATCTTTACCCCGGGCGGAACTTCTCGTGGTCACGACGCCTCAGCCGGTCGCCTCTCATACTGCCGGGCGTGTTGCCAAACTGGCAGAGAAAACCAATCTGAGAGTGATCGGTGTCATAGAGAACATGTCCTATTATGAATCGAATGGGGCAAAAGAGTACATCTTCGGCAAGGATGGCGGTAAAGCCCTGGCCATGGCGCTGAAAGTACCATTCCTCGGTGAAATACCCATAAAGACAGAGATTCGTGAGGCCTCAGATATGGGGATGCCGATTGCACTATCCAATCATGCCGAAATTGCACAGTACTATCAAGAAATTGCGGATAATATTCAGAGCCGGGTCTATTGA
- the dnaA gene encoding chromosomal replication initiator protein DnaA — translation MVTIAKSINCKLWEDCLNYISLRTKKSSFHTWFKHTRGNRDENGELTIIVPNQFVADWLADRYTELISDALKEVNGSSVDYQFAVSDGKDNIPQTEIEFHPPPVRMERVPDRNSLLNERYRFDNVVVGGFNQFAHAAAQAVAEAPGKTNYNPLLIYGGTGLGKTHLAQAIGHYIYENFPQKRVMYATSEKFTSDFINSISNGTIANFTTQYRSADVLLVDDIQFFSGKESTQEQFFHTFNDLHQSGKQIVLTSDRHPKETKGLEERLLSRFSSGLVADLQPPDLETRIAILRRRTEREGVALPEDVLYFIADNVTTNIRELEGSLTRLLAYASLDKAKVDLDFAIKVLGKEIIRPRREVTISEIQKKTAEIFKIDQTMMTAKKKSAEIALARQVAMYLARRHTHSSLKGIGEAFGGRDHSTVIHACELVERKVGSDFIFREKVESVAAFLL, via the coding sequence ATGGTAACTATTGCTAAGAGTATCAATTGTAAATTATGGGAAGATTGTCTGAATTATATCTCACTTCGGACAAAAAAATCATCTTTCCACACCTGGTTTAAGCATACCAGGGGAAACAGGGACGAAAATGGGGAGCTGACCATAATTGTGCCGAATCAATTTGTCGCTGATTGGCTGGCGGATCGTTACACCGAGCTTATCAGCGATGCCCTGAAGGAGGTGAATGGTTCATCGGTCGATTACCAGTTTGCGGTTTCCGACGGAAAGGATAATATTCCGCAGACCGAAATTGAATTTCATCCCCCGCCAGTGCGGATGGAACGAGTGCCTGACAGAAATTCCCTGTTAAATGAGCGATATCGTTTCGACAATGTTGTGGTCGGCGGTTTTAACCAGTTCGCTCACGCGGCGGCACAGGCGGTGGCCGAGGCGCCGGGGAAGACCAATTATAATCCGCTGTTGATTTATGGCGGCACCGGCCTGGGGAAAACGCATCTGGCGCAAGCCATTGGTCATTATATCTATGAAAATTTTCCTCAGAAACGGGTCATGTATGCCACCTCGGAAAAATTTACCTCCGATTTCATCAACTCTATTTCCAACGGCACTATTGCCAATTTTACCACACAATATCGGTCGGCCGATGTTCTGCTGGTTGATGATATTCAGTTTTTCTCCGGGAAGGAATCAACTCAGGAGCAATTTTTCCATACTTTTAATGATCTCCATCAGTCCGGCAAGCAGATTGTGCTTACCTCGGATCGTCATCCCAAGGAGACCAAGGGGCTGGAGGAACGGCTTCTTTCGCGTTTCTCATCCGGTCTGGTAGCCGACCTTCAGCCGCCCGATCTGGAGACCAGAATAGCGATACTACGGAGAAGGACCGAGCGGGAAGGGGTCGCTCTGCCCGAGGATGTTCTCTATTTTATCGCCGATAATGTCACCACCAATATCCGCGAACTTGAGGGGAGCCTGACCCGGCTTCTGGCCTACGCCTCGCTTGATAAGGCAAAGGTGGATTTGGATTTTGCCATAAAGGTGTTGGGAAAGGAAATTATTCGGCCGCGCCGAGAGGTAACCATAAGCGAGATACAGAAGAAGACGGCCGAAATTTTCAAAATTGACCAGACCATGATGACCGCCAAGAAAAAGAGCGCCGAAATAGCTCTTGCCCGCCAAGTTGCCATGTATCTTGCCCGGCGGCACACTCATTCTTCTCTAAAAGGTATCGGTGAGGCGTTTGGAGGACGGGATCATTCCACGGTCATTCATGCCTGCGAATTAGTGGAAAGAAAAGTAGGCTCAGATTTTATTTTCAGGGAAAAAGTTGAGTCGGTTGCGGCATTTTTGTTATAA
- a CDS encoding TraR/DksA C4-type zinc finger protein: MKKEDLDKYEKLLLKRREELMVELKLRKSQFDETTKDATGDLSSYSYHMADQGTDAEEREKSFLFASKSGRLLYHIDEALRRLRKGDFGNCQQCGKAIQKARLEAVPHARLCIECKEKEEEAKAGR; encoded by the coding sequence ATGAAAAAAGAGGATCTCGACAAGTATGAAAAGCTCCTTCTGAAAAGAAGAGAAGAACTGATGGTGGAGTTAAAGCTGAGAAAATCTCAGTTTGACGAGACCACCAAAGATGCCACCGGCGACCTCTCCAGCTATTCATACCACATGGCTGATCAAGGAACCGATGCCGAGGAGCGCGAGAAATCGTTTCTTTTCGCCTCTAAATCGGGACGCCTTCTCTACCATATTGATGAGGCTCTCAGACGTCTCCGAAAGGGCGATTTCGGCAATTGTCAGCAATGCGGCAAGGCAATTCAGAAGGCCCGCCTGGAAGCGGTCCCCCATGCCCGGCTGTGTATTGAGTGCAAAGAGAAAGAAGAGGAGGCCAAAGCTGGCCGGTGA
- the lspA gene encoding signal peptidase II, translating to MSAKRKKRRPKLAGDNKRQFIIPIAILVAVILLDQLTKFWVVSSLPMGQSRSILGEFLQFKLIYNQGGALGTNLGNSAFYLISSLLILLVVLYFIISNISNKIIANPMAAIAGGAIGNIIDRIRLGEVVDFLDFDFFDINILGYKIDRWWTFNIADVGITVGMIILLIHIVFFSKSKKGGIEAPPGDSAGHANGL from the coding sequence TTGAGTGCAAAGAGAAAGAAGAGGAGGCCAAAGCTGGCCGGTGATAATAAACGGCAATTTATTATCCCCATTGCTATTCTCGTTGCCGTAATTCTTCTCGATCAACTGACCAAATTCTGGGTGGTCAGTTCTCTGCCGATGGGACAGTCACGTTCTATACTCGGCGAATTTTTGCAGTTTAAATTGATCTATAATCAAGGGGGGGCGCTTGGTACCAACCTCGGCAATAGCGCATTTTATCTTATAAGTTCTCTCTTAATACTTCTGGTTGTCCTTTATTTCATAATATCTAATATAAGCAACAAAATAATTGCTAACCCGATGGCCGCTATCGCCGGCGGCGCCATAGGCAATATCATCGACCGGATAAGACTGGGCGAGGTGGTCGATTTCCTCGATTTCGATTTTTTTGACATAAATATTCTCGGCTATAAAATCGATCGATGGTGGACGTTTAATATTGCCGATGTTGGAATTACGGTCGGAATGATTATTCTGCTGATTCATATAGTTTTTTTCTCAAAAAGCAAAAAAGGCGGGATAGAAGCTCCTCCCGGGGATTCGGCGGGCCATGCCAATGGATTATAG